In Corallococcus silvisoli, the DNA window ACCCGCTCCCCGCCGAGCAACCCCACCCGGTCCGGCGAGTCCGCACCGACGAAGAAGAACGTGATGCCCGCGTCGTACCGCGACTCCCGCCGCCGCCGTGCTTCGGCGTCGTCACCGCGTGCGCGGTCGCTGCCCCGCGCCTTCAAGCCCCCGGTCGCGTTCCCACCCGCCTCGGCATCAGCGCCCTCGTGCGCGGCCGCCTCGCGGTCCTCGCCGTCACGCGCGGCCGCCTCGCGGTCCTCGCCGTCGCGCGCGTCCGCATCGCGGTCCTCGTCCTCGCCCGCGTCCGCATCGTCGGCATCGACCTCGCGCGCGTCCGCATCGTCGGCATCGACCTCGCGCCCGTCCGCATCGCGGTCCTCGTCCTCGTCCTCACCGCCGGAGTCATCCGCGGCCCAGACGGAGAACAGCGCCGCGCCGGTCCTCGCCGCGACCTCGAAGAGGGCCGCCGCCAGGGCCTCGGGGGTCTTCGGGGACGCGACCGGTCCGGCCAGCGTCCGGCCCCCCTCTCCCAGCTTCTGGAGCAGGCTGGCGAACACGGCGTCCGGCGTGGACGGGGTCTCGGGCTTCGGGCTCGGGGGCGTCATGGGAGGCGGGACCATGGCACGCCCCGTTCCCACCGGGCCACGCCGGATGCGGCGCTCCAGCCCTGGCCCCAACGAGGGAAAGACACAGTGCGGCAACGGCCGCTGGCCTGCCGGAAGAACAGGCGAGGAAGCCTCACGGTTGGGGCTCCCCTCCAGCGTGCGCTTGGGTAACATCGCTTGATGTTCAGGCGTCTCACCAACGCGCTGCGACGGTTGTGGCGCCGGCCCTCCGAAAGCAGCCCTCCGGACCGGCGCAGCCTGCCCAGCGGCACCGAGCCCGCCGCCGCCGCGCCCCGGCGCTCGCGCGTGTCGGTCGCGGAGGAGCCGTCCCCCCAGGCCCGCCACGGCACCAGCCGCCCCCGCCGCCCCGCCGTCCGCATCGTCGCGCATGGCAGCACCTCCGGCGGCCGCAAGACGGTCCGCCGGGGCCTGACCACCGCCACCCGCTTCTTCGACCTGCACGACGACTTCCGCGCCCCCGGCCGCTGGGAACCCGGCGACCCGCAGGGCCTGGATGACAAGGTCGTGGGCGACGTGTGGATGTTCACCGCCGGGCACCCCGTCGCCGTCGACGGGCCCATGCACATCCCCAACGAGGGCCGCAGGGCGCCCCTGGACTTCTCCCTCGCGGGCGCGGGCCTCACGCCCGTGGTGCACCCTCGCGTGGCCGCCGTCTTCCAGCGCCTGGCCCCCGAGGACGTCCAGCTGCTGCCCGTGGCCATCGAGGGCCAGGCCGCCCCGTACTTCCTCCTCGTCGCCACGCGCCTCATCCGCTGCGTGGACGAAGCCGCCTGCATGGAGGTCCTCCACTACGGCCCCGGCGACGGCGTCCCCGCGCGCGTGGGCCAGTACCGCTCCGTCCGGGGCCTGCGCATCGACCCGACCCAGGTGGGCCGCGCCCGCGTGTTCCGCCCCTGGGGCTGGCCCGTCACCCTCGTCGTCTCCGAGGTCGTGAAGGAGGCCCTCGAGAAGGAGGGCATCACCGGCGCGCGCTTCACGCCCGTGACCGACACCCGGCATTGAAGCGCGCCGGGCGCGCTACTCCTTCTCGATGTCGCGGTCCCACAGCTGCACGCGGCCGTAGTCCGTGGACAGCCGGCGCACCATCTCCGCCGCCAGCGCCACCGAGCGGTGCTTGCCGCCCGTGCACCCCAGCGCCACCGTGAGGTACGCCTTGCCCTCCTTCTGGTAGCGGGGGAACAGGAAGCGGCAGAGGTCCACGACCTTGTCCAGGAACTGCTGCGTCTCCTCCCGCTCCAGCACGTACCCCGACACCTTCGGGTTCTTGCCGGTGAGCCCCTTCAGCTCCGGCACGAAGTACGGGTTCGGCAGGAAGCGCACGTCGAACACCAGGTCCGCCTGCGGCGGCACGCCGTAGCGGTAGCCGAACGACATGATGGACAGGCTGGGCCCCGTCGTGGGCTCCGGGCTGAAGCGCCCCTGCACCATGCGCTTCAGGTCGTGGACGTTGAGCGCCGACGAGTCGATGACCTGGTCCGCCAGCTCGCGCAGGTCCTTGAGGGCCTCGCGCTCCGCGTGGATGCCCTCCGCCACGGTGCCTTCCGGCGCCAGCGGGTGGCGGCGGCGCGTCTCGCTGAAGCGGCGCAGGAGGCTGTCGTCGCTGGAGTCCAGGAAGAGCACGTCCACCTGGTGGCCCGCGCGGCGCACCTCGGCGACCACCCGCGGGGCGTCCTTGAGGAAGACGCCCTCACGCACGTCCACCACCAGCGCCATGCGCTCGATGTTGCCCCCGCCCGCGAGCTCCGTGAGCTTGGGCAGGAGCAGCACCGGCAGGTTGTCGATGCAGAAGAACCCGGCGTCCTCCAGCGCCCGGATGGCGGTGGACTTGCCGGATCCGGACATGCCGGTGATGACGATGATCTGCTTGGCGGGGGCGGTCACTCGACCTCTTCTCCCAAGGTGCGGCGCATCGCCCCCTGGGCGATGGCTCGATTGAGTCGCTCGGCGAACTCTCGCGCCGAATGGTGGCCCTGAAGCTTCAACAGTTGGTTGCGCGCGGCCACCTCCACGATGGTGGCCATGTTGCGTCCAGGACGCACGGGCACGACCGACAAGGGGATGTCCACGCCGACAATCTGCAGGTGCTTGTCCTCCACGCCCAGGCGGTCGTACTCCTGGTGCGGATCCCACTCCTGCAGCTCAATCACAAGCTCAATCTTCTTCTGTTCCCGGACGGCGGACACTCCGAAGAGGTCCTTGATGTTGATGATGCCCAGTCCGCGAATCTCCATGTGGTGCTTGATGACCGGGTTGCCCGCGCCGTAGACGGCCCCCTTGCGGCGGGTGACGTCCACGATGTCATCCGCCACCAGCCGCTGGCCGCGCATCACCAGGTCCAGGGCGATTTCGCTCTTGCCGATGCCGCTCTTGCCCAACAGCAGGATGCCCACGCCGAAGACGTCCATCAGCACGCCGTGCAGGCTGCTGGACTCCGTGAGCGCGTCCTCCAGGAAGCTCTGCACGCGCTGGATGAACTCGCTGGAGAGCAGCGGCGTCTTCATCAGCGACAGGCCCGCCGCCTCGCACGCGTCCACCAGCGCGCGGGGCGCGTCCAGCGCCTTGGTCACCACCACGCACGCCAGGTCCTCCTCGCCGAAGAGCTTGGCCAGCGACGCGCGCTGCGCCTCCTCCGGGAGGGTGGCCAGGTAGGAGATCTCGGTGTTGCCGAAGACCTGAACGCGGTGGGGGTGGAGGTGTTCGGTGAAGCCCGCGAGCGCCAGACCCGGCTTCTGGATGCGCGAGGAGTCCACCGTGCGCGCCAGCCCCTGGGTGCCCGCCATCAGGGTCAGCCGCAGGTCGTGGCCCTGGTCCTCGAGGAGCTGGGAGATGCGAATGGATTTCATCGTCAGGACGTGGATATCACCCACCGGCCCCCGGAGGTGAACCCCGCCGTGTCCACCGCCCCAGCCACCTCCCCTTCCAGCCCGCCTGGAGCACCGACCGCCGCTCCCACCGAAGCGCCGTTCGAGCGCCGCCTGGGGCAGGTCCTCCTGGGGGTCGTGCTGCTGCTGGGCGCGGCCTTCCGGCTGCACTGGGCGCTCCACGACGACGGCATCTACTGGCCGGACGAGGTCTACCAGAGCCTGGAGCCCGCCCACCGGCTCGTCTACGGCTACGGGCTGGTCGCCTGGGAGTTCGTCCAGGGCGCCCGCAACTGGGCGCTCCCGGCGCTGGTGGCCGGGGTGCTGGGGCTGGGGCGGCTCCTCGGGCTGACGGACCCGGCGGGCTACCTGGGGCTGGTGAAGGGCTTCTTCGCGCTGGTGGGCACGGCCACGGCGTGGGCCACGTGGCGGCTGTCCCGCGCCGCGGGGGCCTCCACCCTGGCGGCCTCCGGAGGGGCGGCCCTGTTCGCGCTGGCGTCGGTGCCCCTGTACTTCGCCCCCCGGGCGATGAGCGAGAACGCCTCCGTGCTGCCGGTGGTGTTGGGGCTGGCGCTGGCGCTGCCGAAGGACGCGTCCCGGCGAGCCCTGGTGGCGGGGGCGTCACTGCTGGGGCTGGCGGTGCTCCTGCGGCTCCAGAACGGCGTCTTCTGCGCGGGCCTCCTGGGGGTGCTGCTGGCCCGCCGGCGGTGGCGCGAGGCGGCGGTGGCGCTGGGGGTGCTGTCCGGGT includes these proteins:
- the rapZ gene encoding RNase adapter RapZ, producing MTAPAKQIIVITGMSGSGKSTAIRALEDAGFFCIDNLPVLLLPKLTELAGGGNIERMALVVDVREGVFLKDAPRVVAEVRRAGHQVDVLFLDSSDDSLLRRFSETRRRHPLAPEGTVAEGIHAEREALKDLRELADQVIDSSALNVHDLKRMVQGRFSPEPTTGPSLSIMSFGYRYGVPPQADLVFDVRFLPNPYFVPELKGLTGKNPKVSGYVLEREETQQFLDKVVDLCRFLFPRYQKEGKAYLTVALGCTGGKHRSVALAAEMVRRLSTDYGRVQLWDRDIEKE
- a CDS encoding imm11 family protein; the encoded protein is MFRRLTNALRRLWRRPSESSPPDRRSLPSGTEPAAAAPRRSRVSVAEEPSPQARHGTSRPRRPAVRIVAHGSTSGGRKTVRRGLTTATRFFDLHDDFRAPGRWEPGDPQGLDDKVVGDVWMFTAGHPVAVDGPMHIPNEGRRAPLDFSLAGAGLTPVVHPRVAAVFQRLAPEDVQLLPVAIEGQAAPYFLLVATRLIRCVDEAACMEVLHYGPGDGVPARVGQYRSVRGLRIDPTQVGRARVFRPWGWPVTLVVSEVVKEALEKEGITGARFTPVTDTRH
- the hprK gene encoding HPr(Ser) kinase/phosphatase, which translates into the protein MKSIRISQLLEDQGHDLRLTLMAGTQGLARTVDSSRIQKPGLALAGFTEHLHPHRVQVFGNTEISYLATLPEEAQRASLAKLFGEEDLACVVVTKALDAPRALVDACEAAGLSLMKTPLLSSEFIQRVQSFLEDALTESSSLHGVLMDVFGVGILLLGKSGIGKSEIALDLVMRGQRLVADDIVDVTRRKGAVYGAGNPVIKHHMEIRGLGIINIKDLFGVSAVREQKKIELVIELQEWDPHQEYDRLGVEDKHLQIVGVDIPLSVVPVRPGRNMATIVEVAARNQLLKLQGHHSAREFAERLNRAIAQGAMRRTLGEEVE